A DNA window from Arachis duranensis cultivar V14167 chromosome 3, aradu.V14167.gnm2.J7QH, whole genome shotgun sequence contains the following coding sequences:
- the LOC107481106 gene encoding uncharacterized protein LOC107481106, with protein MATEAGRFSFYAVRRGRVPGIYRSWEECEHQVNGFRNNEHRGFHDLLEALAWLRSAVSPPARRPTPHPQPEINTNDERVLFEFTVVLPHNSRGIDLVAHGPLCYEERVAR; from the exons ATGGCGACTGAAGCTGGTCGTTTTTCCTTCTATGCTGTTCGAAGAGGACGTGTCCCAGGCATTTACAGGTCATGGGAGGAATGCGAGCATCAGGTGAACGGGTTCCGGAACAATGAACATCGTGGCTTCCATGATCTGTTGGAAGCCTTGGCTTGGCTGCGTAGTGCCGTATCTCCTCCTGCTCGTCGGCCAACACCACATCCTCAACCG GAAATCAACACGAACGATGAGCGTGTGCTGTTCGAATTCACAGTGGTTCTGCCTCACAATAGCAGAGGTATAGATCTCGTGGCTCATGGTCCTTTGTGTTATGAGGAACGTGTTGCTCGTTAA
- the LOC107481169 gene encoding putative protein NRT1/ PTR FAMILY 2.14 has product MPVWGNFEPLPLHLLLVLRSKSSFQEKLLDEERQMAKKPGWKAMPYILGNDTVERLATFGMQANLTMYLMKVYNMDQVFAANIINNWYAITNVLPVLGGFLADAYLGKFPTIAIASFASLTGMVVVMLTTWVPHIHPTPCTLQQQLDGVCKGHTTLQLTVLLIGLFLLSIGTGGIRPCSIPFAIDQFDLTTVDGRRGTTRFFNVYYTTQTLIMLMNQTLLVYIMDSVSWTLGYGLPVMFMLVSIFVFFAGTRVYDFVKPQGSIFSKIAQVVVAAVHKRHLSLPPNLETQEAFYDPPLQNDGEPNLPLTYNFRWLNKAALIGGDEMNMDESSRDPWRLCSIQQVEELKCLLKMIPIWISTIIIFLPVVQQSIFPVSQALKMDRHLSHNFEMHPASVSVITMLTIGVCLPIYDQLLAPALEKLTKQEGGLTVLQRVSLGHGAGILAMIVAGFVEIRRRRLAIALDAPDGVAPMSVLWLAPQSMLIGCIHVFGEVGNTTLFNRESPEGMRSISNSLLCLNLSFTSNLSNVIINVVHNFTGKKGDQHGWLDSDINKGRLEYFYFIIAGFMMLNMCYFIFCARRYTYKVTRSM; this is encoded by the exons ATGCCTGTTTGGGGAAATTTCGAACCATTGCCTTTGCATCTCTTGCTAGTCTTACG GTCAAAATCGTCATTTCAAGAGAAATTGCTAGACGAAGAAAGACAGATGGCAAAGAAGCCTGGATGGAAAGCAATGCCTTATATCTTAG GGAATGACACTGTGGAGAGGTTGGCAACATTTGGAATGCAAGCAAACCTGACAATGTATTTGATGAAAGTTTATAACATGGATCAAGTGTTTGCTGCAAACATCATTAACAATTGGTATGCCATCACCAATGTTCTTCCAGTCCTTGGTGGCTTTCTTGCTGATGCCTATTTAGGAAAATTCCCAACAATCGCCATTGCATCCTTTGCCAGTCTTAcg GGTATGGTGGTAGTAATGCTAACAACATGGGTGCCACACATTCATCCAACACCATGCACTCTCCAACAACAACTCGATGGTGTTTGCAAAGGGCACACAACATTGCAACTAACCGTCCTACTCATAGGCCTATTCCTCCTTTCTATAGGAACAGGAGGAATCAGACCTTGCAGCATTCCGTTCGCCATCGACCAATTCGACTTGACAACGGTTGATGGACGGCGCGGAACGACAAGGTTCTTTAATGTGTATTACACCACACAAACATTGATCATGCTGATGAACCAGACTCTGTTGGTTTACATCATGGATTCTGTTAGTTGGACTCTTGGTTATGGTTTGCCAGTTATGTTTATGTTGGTttccatttttgttttctttgcggggactagggtttatgattttgtTAAGCCACAGGGAAGTATATTCTCTAAGATTGCTCAGGTGGTGGTTGCGGCAGTGCACAAGCGCCACCTTTCTTTGCCTCCTAATCTGGAAACTCAGGAAGCTTTTTATGATCCTCCGCTTCAGAACGATGGAGAACCAAACCTACCTCTTACATATAACTTCAG GTGGCTAAACAAGGCTGCTCTTATTGGTGGAGATGAAATGAACATGGATGAATCAAGCAGAGATCCATGGAGACTATGCAGCATCCAACAAGTAGAAGAGCTGAAATGCTTGCTTAAAATGATACCAATATGGATATCCACCATCATAATCTTCCTTCCAGTGGTACAACAATCAATATTCCCAGTCTCACAAGCCCTCAAAATGGACAGGCACCTATCACACAACTTTGAAATGCACCCTGCCTCAGTATCCGTCATAACAATGCTAACAATCGGCGTATGCCTCCCTATCTATGACCAACTCCTCGCGCCGGCCCTCGAGAAACTCACTAAACAAGAAGGAGGCCTCACGGTCCTCCAGAGAGTCTCGCTGGGACACGGCGCGGGGATATTGGCCATGATAGTAGCCGGATTTGTAGAAATTCGGAGGAGGCGTCTCGCGATAGCCCTAGATGCGCCGGACGGGGTTGCACCAATGTCAGTCCTGTGGCTTGCACCTCAATCAATGCTAATTGGATGCATTCATGTGTTTGGAGAAGTTGGCAACACTACACTTTTCAATAGAGAATCACCTGAGGGAATGAGAAGCATAAGCAACTCTTTGCTTTGTCTAAATTTGTCATTTACTAGTAACCTTAGCAATGTTATAATAAATGTTGTGCATAACTTCACTGGCAAGAAAGGAGATCAACATGGTTGGCTTGATAGTGATATTAATAAGGGTAGGTTGGAGTATTTCTATTTCATCATTGCAGGGTTCATGATGTTGAATATGTGCTATTTCATCTTCTGTGCTCGTCGCTATACTTACAAAGTTACAAGGTCAATGTGA